In Zingiber officinale cultivar Zhangliang chromosome 8B, Zo_v1.1, whole genome shotgun sequence, a single genomic region encodes these proteins:
- the LOC122017735 gene encoding type I inositol polyphosphate 5-phosphatase 8-like isoform X2, producing MRTEPTRMPPKSSSWPKTVVCKWLNLNNPESYCDRNSNFGVIQRRKSCSDKDGSVLTSSELSGGWLVESCESLERPCFGKEMPVCSSHAVEGLRVFVGTWNVGGRPPHGDLDLRDWLISTPSPDIYVLGFQEIVPLNAGNVLGPEDRGPANRWLALIRRMLNPEMPNPCSCASGDLDRGSIKPRVSFSDLLSLELEERDDDGHGSAGQEVYCLASSKQMVGIFLCVWVRAGIADAITSLKVSCVGRGIMGYMGNKGSISMSMTLHGTSFCFVCTHLASGERDGDEIRRNSDVMEIIKRTKFLHSHRTNAARTPETILKHDKIIWLGDLNYRLMASSSIETQALLQRNNWLALLERDQLLIEQRDGGVFAGWEEGRISFPPTYKYKANSDIYAVNPAKSREKRRIPAWCDRILWRGKGMKQMWYVRGESRFSDHRPVYSLFSVQLNQEVETSNGSSAGSSSWGKVQAEELFLVARTQSCMEASRY from the exons ATGAGAACAGAGCCGACTCGAATGCCTCCAAAG TCATCTTCTTGGCCGAAGACGGTTGTCTGCAAATGGCTCAACTTGAATAATCCGGAGTCGTACTGTGACCGCAACA GCAATTTTGGGGTGATACAGAGGCGGAAGAGCTGTTCGGACAAGGACGGCAGCGTTCTAACCAGCAGCGAGTTGTCAG GTGGATGGTTGGTGGAGAGCTGTGAAAGCCTCGAACGCCCCTGTTTTGGGAAGGAGATGCCGGTTTGCTCCTCGCACGCCGTCGAGGGATTGCG GGTGTTCGTGGGCACATGGAACGTGGGTGGGCGACCGCCCCACGGCGACCTCGACCTGAGAGATTGGCTCATCAGCACGCCTTCGCCGGACATCTACGTTCTCGG GTTTCAGGAGATCGTCCCTTTGAACGCCGGCAATGTCCTGGGGCCAGAGGACAGAGGCCCGGCGAACAGGTGGCTTGCCCTTATTCGACGGATGCTGAACCCAGAGATGCCAAATCCCTGCAGCTGCGCCTCCGGCGATCTCGACAGGGGGAGTATCAAACCCAGAGTCAGCTTCTCCGATTTGCTCTCGCTGGAGCTAGAAGAGCGAGACGACGACGGCCACGGCAGCGCTGGACAGGAGGTGTACTGCCTAGCGTCTAGCAAGCAGATGGTGGGCATCTTCCTCTGCGTGTGGGTCCGCGCCGGCATCGCCGACGCCATCACCAGTCTCAAAGTCTCCTGCGTAGGCAGAGGCATCATGGGTTACATGGGCAATAAG GGATCGATATCGATGAGCATGACTCTGCACGGAACAAGCTTCTGCTTCGTGTGCACGCACCTGGCGTCAGGAGAAAGGGACGGCGACGAGATTCGCCGGAACTCCGACGTGATGGAGATCATCAAGAGGACCAAATTCCTACATTCTCACAGGACTAATGCAGCACGAACCCCAGAAACTATCCTGAAGCACGa CAAGATCATATGGCTTGGAGATCTCAACTATCGATTAATGGCTTCCAGTAGCATCGAGACACAAGCACTGTTGCAGAGGAACAATTGGCTGGCCTTGTTAGAGAGAGACCAg CTACTGATAGAACAGAGAGATGGAGGTGTGTTTGCAGGGtgggaagaaggaagaataagCTTCCCTCCGACGTACAAATACAAGGCCAATTCTGACATCTACGCTGTTAATCCGGCCAAATCCAGAGAGAAAAGACGAATCCCTGCCTG GTGCGACCGTATCTTGTGGCGAGGGAAGGGGATGAAACAAATGTGGTACGTGAGAGGCGAGTCGCGGTTCTCCGACCACCGCCCAGTTTACTCCCTCTTCTCCGTGCAGCTCAACCAAGAAGTAGAGACAAGCAACGGGAGCTCTGCCGGGTCGTCGTCATGGGGGAAAGTGCAGGCTGAGGAGTTGTTCCTCGTAGCCCGAACTCAAAGCTGCATGGAAGCCAGCAGATACTAA
- the LOC122017735 gene encoding type I inositol polyphosphate 5-phosphatase 8-like isoform X1, with the protein MRTEPTRMPPKSSSWPKTVVCKWLNLNNPESYCDRNTGNFGVIQRRKSCSDKDGSVLTSSELSGGWLVESCESLERPCFGKEMPVCSSHAVEGLRVFVGTWNVGGRPPHGDLDLRDWLISTPSPDIYVLGFQEIVPLNAGNVLGPEDRGPANRWLALIRRMLNPEMPNPCSCASGDLDRGSIKPRVSFSDLLSLELEERDDDGHGSAGQEVYCLASSKQMVGIFLCVWVRAGIADAITSLKVSCVGRGIMGYMGNKGSISMSMTLHGTSFCFVCTHLASGERDGDEIRRNSDVMEIIKRTKFLHSHRTNAARTPETILKHDKIIWLGDLNYRLMASSSIETQALLQRNNWLALLERDQLLIEQRDGGVFAGWEEGRISFPPTYKYKANSDIYAVNPAKSREKRRIPAWCDRILWRGKGMKQMWYVRGESRFSDHRPVYSLFSVQLNQEVETSNGSSAGSSSWGKVQAEELFLVARTQSCMEASRY; encoded by the exons ATGAGAACAGAGCCGACTCGAATGCCTCCAAAG TCATCTTCTTGGCCGAAGACGGTTGTCTGCAAATGGCTCAACTTGAATAATCCGGAGTCGTACTGTGACCGCAACA CAGGCAATTTTGGGGTGATACAGAGGCGGAAGAGCTGTTCGGACAAGGACGGCAGCGTTCTAACCAGCAGCGAGTTGTCAG GTGGATGGTTGGTGGAGAGCTGTGAAAGCCTCGAACGCCCCTGTTTTGGGAAGGAGATGCCGGTTTGCTCCTCGCACGCCGTCGAGGGATTGCG GGTGTTCGTGGGCACATGGAACGTGGGTGGGCGACCGCCCCACGGCGACCTCGACCTGAGAGATTGGCTCATCAGCACGCCTTCGCCGGACATCTACGTTCTCGG GTTTCAGGAGATCGTCCCTTTGAACGCCGGCAATGTCCTGGGGCCAGAGGACAGAGGCCCGGCGAACAGGTGGCTTGCCCTTATTCGACGGATGCTGAACCCAGAGATGCCAAATCCCTGCAGCTGCGCCTCCGGCGATCTCGACAGGGGGAGTATCAAACCCAGAGTCAGCTTCTCCGATTTGCTCTCGCTGGAGCTAGAAGAGCGAGACGACGACGGCCACGGCAGCGCTGGACAGGAGGTGTACTGCCTAGCGTCTAGCAAGCAGATGGTGGGCATCTTCCTCTGCGTGTGGGTCCGCGCCGGCATCGCCGACGCCATCACCAGTCTCAAAGTCTCCTGCGTAGGCAGAGGCATCATGGGTTACATGGGCAATAAG GGATCGATATCGATGAGCATGACTCTGCACGGAACAAGCTTCTGCTTCGTGTGCACGCACCTGGCGTCAGGAGAAAGGGACGGCGACGAGATTCGCCGGAACTCCGACGTGATGGAGATCATCAAGAGGACCAAATTCCTACATTCTCACAGGACTAATGCAGCACGAACCCCAGAAACTATCCTGAAGCACGa CAAGATCATATGGCTTGGAGATCTCAACTATCGATTAATGGCTTCCAGTAGCATCGAGACACAAGCACTGTTGCAGAGGAACAATTGGCTGGCCTTGTTAGAGAGAGACCAg CTACTGATAGAACAGAGAGATGGAGGTGTGTTTGCAGGGtgggaagaaggaagaataagCTTCCCTCCGACGTACAAATACAAGGCCAATTCTGACATCTACGCTGTTAATCCGGCCAAATCCAGAGAGAAAAGACGAATCCCTGCCTG GTGCGACCGTATCTTGTGGCGAGGGAAGGGGATGAAACAAATGTGGTACGTGAGAGGCGAGTCGCGGTTCTCCGACCACCGCCCAGTTTACTCCCTCTTCTCCGTGCAGCTCAACCAAGAAGTAGAGACAAGCAACGGGAGCTCTGCCGGGTCGTCGTCATGGGGGAAAGTGCAGGCTGAGGAGTTGTTCCTCGTAGCCCGAACTCAAAGCTGCATGGAAGCCAGCAGATACTAA